In Carassius carassius chromosome 27, fCarCar2.1, whole genome shotgun sequence, the sequence ttgtgtctACAGTCAGTTTAGAAGGGATTAAACATGCCACTTTCTGTATTCaatgcataaaacaaaacaactgtcTGACAAAAGTCGCACAAAACTTGCCAATTAGATTAATAACAATCTCCtactttaataatagtaataataaatatgagccgttaataataatgattattacacAAATAGTAGCCTGCTGAGAATGTCTCACCCAGCATCTTGCTCAGCTCCGCGTTGTGGAGATCGGGGTTCTGCACTGCGAGTCTCTTGCGCTCATCTTTGGCCCACACCATAAAGGCGTTCATGGGTCTCCTGATGCGCGGCTCCGACACCTTGTCCGCGGGAGCTCTGTGGGAGATGTGACCGTCAGGTACGTCCGCATTTCCCGCAGAGCACTCAAAGCTCTCCGGCCAGGACGAATACGCGCTTATCAGAGCAGCCATGTGCGCTCTCTAAACTTCGGCTTCCCTTCTTCTCAAACTTTGTTGCCCGAGCGCCAATGTGCCCAAGagtttctcttttgtttttgaatttaaaGCAAAGTAAAAGCGCAATCAGAGATGACTTTGACTGAGCAGCTGGTGGCTGAAGAGCACTGTGAGAGAGATGAGTGGATGGTGCTCGACTCCCTCTGAAGCTGTGATTCACTGTTTCCTCCGGCATTGGGAAACGCTTTATATGAGAGGAGCAGCTTCCAGCACAGGCCCACGGGAGGATCTCAGCTCCTCCTTGACTGCAACCTGAGACCAACGACAGAAAAAACAGAGGTGACAAAAATAATTCAACAGCTTTACTACTAAATCACGTCATTAGCTGCTTGTTGGGTTCGTTTTCATGACATGGATATGGTTGACTGTTTTCTGTCAACCTAGTAGACGAAATTCCCTATGACAATTATTCAATAAACAATTAATGGAAGGAAATATTTATTAGAAGttgaaacatgaaaaacaaagtTTATACATTTCACAAGAGTTTGGTTGGAAATAGAAATTAATAGCTACAGGTTCTTCAACTGTTCTTTTCAGCGCCTCAAGTTTAGTTCTTGAGTTGGTTATAGGATTCTCTGGAAATTGAAAAAGGTCACATTACAAGATTATAAGATCAGAGTGTTAGTTTCTGTATTCTTCACCATTAGTACATCTACATGTAGGTTTTCTAAAGAACTAGAGAATGAGAAAAGGTTCTTCAGTTGTATCCAActtaagaggaaaaaaaaatactattagtAACTTATGTCAAGTGCATTCTGTGACATCTGATTGTTTGTTGTCTTGATCCACAATGATATtatcattaaataattaaaaccttTCATTAGGAGGTCACTTCTCAATTTTTGAATGTCAAAATGAAAACGAATCCCTTCAGCCGatgttgtcatgaaaataaaggaagctattaaaaatataagaaaaaaaaagttatttaaccacTAATTCACAAGATGTTACATTGTGTGTCATTGGTTAAAGGGTGTTATTATAGGCACACAATGCATCAAAAAATAGCAATCAGAAGCCAGGACCGGGATTATCCATTTATGAATTTTGGTTTAAAATTTGGAAGCCTGTAATGAATGATGATGCCAGGCATGGAAAGAGTGTGAGTGGGGTTAGTTGGCATATgaatataaaattagaataattaacaataaattaatgTTGGGGTTGGTTGGCAAAGATGTGCAACAAATTTAGTcatgttaaaaaacaaacaaacaagacatTCTGTCAAGAATGATTTTTACCTGAGCACTTGACACAACTAGAGCAAATTAAAGCTTTTGTTCCACTAGTActcttaaaataatgaaaatcacGGCAACCAACACCAGTTTCCACTTTGCTACTGGAAAAGCAATTAAGATTCTTTCTGTAATCGGTTGtgcataacattttaaaaatagcaaagATGTTGAAACGTTGCTTTAAATAGAatgatatatttagatatttaaaccCGTTTTGATTGGGCCGCCAGTATGCGTCCAAGTTTCAGCAGAATTCATGACGCATTTTACATTCTCATTATTCATTTTCGCTTGAGGAAACTCTTATTTAACTTCTATCAGACATGGCACAGAACTTTCCCCATACAGGTTCTACATAACTTACTCATCAAAACCGGTCATTCTGCACAATGATTCACATGTCAGACAGTTCAGACCCTCCCTTCTTAAGCTGCTTCACACTGACATGAGGGCTGCTGTATGTAACTCCTATTGCCATGATCAGATGATGGAGTTCCTGTTGACAGCTGTATCAGTGGTTTATGAAAGCTGCGGCAAAGAGCGGAAGAGTTCAGAATAAACCAATGATCTACTCAAGAGAATCTGAGCCGAGAAACTGGtgtttaaaacaaaaagtatCATTTTATGACTGACCTTTAATTTTCTTCCTGTAAGATTGAAACAGTTCAAAGGAATGGTTGGTTCCAGTGCAGTGAACGAGCAGAGGACGAAAACCATTAAAATGAGGGGTTCATTCACTGAACAGGAAGAGGAGCTTGATGCCCCAGATTGCAAAAACATTACGAtagaaaatgacacttcctgctCTCCTCATCCTACCTGAGCAAGTTTGGGTGTGACAAACTGGACGTGTAAACTGTGTTTACTCATTTGTGCAGTTCACTAGATAAACATCTTTCTGGTTCTGCATTTTGAGGCATGATTTCCTGTTTTGGAAATTGTCCTGAATTGCAGACATACCTGCTGCGTTGTGTTGAGTTTATCTGTGTTGAAGCAAACCTAGCTATAAGAAGTTTTAGCTATAAGGGgaaatggtttatttttgtcACATGATCAAACATTTATAAAGGGCCCATGATGCACACCTGCCTGGTTGtcataaatagtttattttatatcaaagcaaacgtgtgtaaatatatatgtatttatttttttacgtttttgaaagagtaatattgtgatatattattacaattttaaataactgttttctatttgaatatgttttaaatttaaatgtattcctgtgatgacaaagctgaattttaagtatccttcttttttaattatgttcATAGACcattaattattactttttagcAATGAATTATTAAAGAAGCATTCTCTTAAAATAGTAGTCATGGGGTAAAAGTGTGTCAGATACTTCAGGGTAGGTCAGTCAGTTCCTGATAAATTTATaaagtaatatatgtatatatatatatatatatatatatacatacatttttgtagacattatttgaaatgtaaatgcattttgaCATTTTCTGCTATCAGTTATGGTAACTTCAATTAACTGAAATTTTCTTAACCTAAGGctgttacatttaaatttaaatcaaataCAATATTATCTGTAAATAATGGACAGGATCACACATATCataacagaaatgcagaacacaTTTGAAAATAACTGAGCTGTATGTTATGAGATTTGGAGTTGGAGTGTTTCTTTTTCACATTCAGTGTTTCCAGAACTTGTTTGTCCCATCTAAAATACAAGATACATTGGAAAACACTCTTAATTCATACAAAACTCCTACACGAGttaattagttaataataatattattaatgctAGATAAATTCATAAATCGTCAGGTGTGAAATATCAGGGGTGTTTCTGACCGTTCCTATTATGTGGGGCAAGTTGTGTCACTGGACCACTTTGTTTTAATATaggctattttaatatatttgaaatctcATTCCTCCATCCATAGAAGACAACCTAAGCAAAATGTGACACATCTCACATCTTCCCACACTCCCCCTTTTTAAGACTTTGACGAAATAATCTGCCctctatttttttcttctctaagAAACGATTGAAACAATCTCCATCTTCTCATCCTTCCCCTTTTGACAAGCACCTCAAAAGGGATTCTGGACATGGACCTTGGGAATAGGTGGGATGTAGCTTCATTTTTTCATCATCACAAACGGGTTCGACGACGCTTTCAGATTTACCTCAGAGGCCATTTATAGCGGCAGTCATGACACATAAACAAATTAAGCCGTTGCTGTGTGGCAGATTCTACAATTATTGTTCTGAGTAACATAAGCTGTCCGTTTCCTTTTCCCTCTTTTTGCTCCATACACCCACTCAGACTCCAAACAAGACGATCTTTTTGGGGTTTCTATCCTCTCAAAATGCCGTATTGTCTCCTTAATAAACTCACGAGTCACGACAAAGTTGAACAAAGTGCACGAAAACGTCAGTTCCACTGGATTTGATTATCATTAATCTAGCAAAACAGGACATCCTTTGGTATTGCTGAGTTCAAGAGGATCAATATTTACCGTGTGACAAGGTCATTAGGATTTTAAACAAAAGCATCGTATTTGCTGCCAGTTACTCTGCACCAGCTCAAGACTTCAGTCATATGTACTTAACATACATTGGCTAAGCTCGACCCAATGGTTGACATTATCATTATGAAAAGAGCTCAAAGCTGTACACAGCAGTGTGACAAAGAAAAGCAGGGTCACGCCGAGCGGTGTAGCCTGCTATTAATCACGcgcttaaaaaaaaagcaaaatgtatttgtttagcgTCATCATTAAGGATACGTGCATAATAGGTGAGATTAAATATAAGTCCCAAGATCCATGTCCAAAAACCGTCTATTTGAATAAATACTGACAGTAAACACGGCTGACATGTTGGGCTGGCTGACTATTTCTGAGAAGACTAAATCTGGCCAAACGGCAGACGCGAATCAAGACTGAAATATTAAACACAAAGTAGTTTTTTATTCTGTAAACTGATTGTGAACTGGACTGCAAATGACCATTTAATCACTTAAGTCACTCTTCAGTCATCATTCTGTGTATATTCTAAAGGGAACAATATGAGTGAACGGACAGACACCTTTACACAATTTGTACAAGCAATATTCATAGAGCTAGTTTGTCAACATTGCATAAGTTACGTTTTTGAAAAATGACTTTTTAGTGTAATGGAGCCTGATGTGACTGTCACAGATTTTGCAATACCGCCAGACACAATAAAAGGGTTATGCTATTTTAAACAGTACACTTGAATTATGCACATGACCATGACTGGAAAAGTTTTACACGGATGTGGCAAAATAATGAACTCAGACCTTTGTTTTGGATATTATTAGTAATTTCCCATCCTTTCATAGGGGTTTGAAAAAGTGCATGTGGGCACAGTTTAATAATCAATGTCATACTGTATGAAAAAAAGTTAACGCAAAAAGAGAAACCTGCTAGTTGCTGTAGATAAGTTGTTTCTTCttcagaatagatttggagaaatgtagtattgcatcacttgctcaccagtggatcatctgcagtgaatgggtgccatcagaatgagagtccagacagctgGTAAAAACATCAAGATATTCCACAGCACATAAATTActattttgtgaagtgaaaagctttgtGCTTGTAAacaatccatcaagatgttttaacttcaaaccattattTCTGCCCAAAATACATAATCCCCTGTCTATTATATTAACTTATCCAGTAGTAGTCTCGTCTGAATCGGGAggaaaaaatatgtacaaattaagtaaaaacagtccaaaactgttctaaacaaatatgtctggttattttgatgtgagaggacaacagggatcGAAATCTTTCGCTGGAGGAagctttattatggattatgagcAACTGATGTATTGCTTAATTTCTCTTgttctgatgaagacacaaactcatctttATCTTGAATGgtctgagggtgaatacattttcagcaaatgttcatagTTGGTGAACGATTGCTTTGACAAATTGAAAATCGGAGTAGAACTGAATTAGCCATATCAGAAATGACAGGAACTCCTTTATGAACTAATACAAAGCAAAATTATATAACTGATTTTGACTAATTATCCCAATATTTGTCTGGTTATGTAGAATACATAATTTCTCACCTGATTATTCCCATTTTCTAAATGTTCTGAAAACAATTAACACAGATTTAGCCAAGCATTCTTCCATTATGgacaaactcttttttttctataatatCAATTAAATCATTTCTATATATGTCTTTTGAAACCtttatgaaacaaatctgtttatGAAAATACCCCTATACTTTATGATATTTCATTACTcattatgaaaaattatatcatttttGCTACATTCAGGAATTGAAATGCTGCACAACATTATTATCTCTCCATGTATTAGATATATTGCATACATTctgcataaacacacaaacactaaacacgcATCCAAGTATGTTACTTCCTGGAAACCTGACAACAAAGAAAAATACATCAACCACAcaaaaagtttagatgtttttaatatttttttcatagtttaaaTATGTGGATACCAACCAATTATAACTGTAAATTCATAGGCTTTGCTGACATTCATTTTGGTGATCTCACTATTAAAATCATAATGGTATCAAAGAGTCTAGAGTCAAGAGCAgtcaattgtgtaaaaaaaaaaaaaaaaaaaaaaaaaaaaaaaaaaaaaaaaatcatttttgtttctgttttttcttgttctttttggaCACCCCTTCCTTAGTTACTCCTTCCTCTtatctctttttcttctttttctttttatctgaAACTTTAGGGTCCATAATCTCAATTTCTGTTGTTTTAGGTTCATCTGATTGAACCTCTAGAGATGTTTTTTTGTCCTTCTTCCTCTTTCCCGTGGTGGATGCGTCTTCTTCAGTGGTGCCCTCCGTTACTGTAGGGGCACTGCACACTTCAGTCTCATCCTCATCCCGCTCCTCTCGCTTCCTcttgttctttttcttctttttctgggAGCGATTTGGCTCTTCACCACTCTCGCCTGTTACTGAGGTCAGTGCATCTTCCTCTACTACACCATCTCGATCACTCTCCctgtcttttttcttctttttcttcttcttggacTGCTCCATATCGCTGGTGTTGGGGGAGTCCTCCATGGAGGCAGGTGTAGCCAGTGGAGAAGGTGCACTGCTGCTGACCTCAGATGAAGATGCGGCTGGGTCTCGTCCTGCCTGAGTCTTCTTGATCTGGGCCATCCGCCGGGCGAAGTACTCTTGCATGGTCAGTGTGCTGGTCACGGTGTTGGTTTGTGTCTCTGGGTTGGGATTAGTGTCTGTGTCCTTGTCCTCTTCTCTCTCTTCCTGAGAGTCAGGCCCACTGCTTCCCTAAATGAAAGATATAGACAAATATGACAAAAAGTTATGACATGAaagaaaaatttgaaataaatacatttataggtTAATTATTTGATGATAAGGATGATGATGACAATGATGGACAGCTTAATTATAAaacttattacattttttaacagaataaaaaaactaattattactgttgtgattattattattacagtatattttatagtaatgtactaaaatataaaatatataacaatataaaaactgtGTACAGTATAGTAACAATAACCATACCAAACGtacaattaataatacaattatgcaGTGTaccataaaattaaaaatctatttattggtttatttgatgaggatgatgataaattgtaattatacttctatatttatattactttttataaaaacaaattaattactaAAGGTAATTATACagcatttttaatttgttttaatacatataattattttcaataataataataatgagttcattatcaatattattgcttttactatttaaaaaatggtataatacaataatataatttatacacatcatcatcatcaagtgATAATGcagtaacattttataataaattttttttacaaactgtaTAACACAacaacattagcatattgctattacatcacattttattattattattatgtactttTGTTGCGGTTAGgctatattgttgttgttgtcattataATAATTACTATCATCTTTTTATCATTTCAAAAACTAGACAAAGAACTCAACATGAAAGTGGAACAAAACTAATAAAGGAATCACATCAAGCAGTGAAAGAGTCCTGTCTGTTAGGAATGAACAGGACAACCCCTCAATTAATTTAAAGAGCCTCGATGCACACACCCCTATGTATGCATGACATTAAATGCTTAAACTTCCAGTCATGCTGAGACTTGCCCCAAGTATCTAGTGACATCACTGAACTTCATCTGAACTATCTGCTAAGAGACATTTACAAAACacttagtttaaattaaaaataagtcTGAAAACATTTATTCTTCTCAATCGGTCAAGATTGATTCCCTtaatgtcttaatgtttttttaagcTGAGTTGTATAATATTCCccaccacatatatatatataaagaggaaACGGATTCAAAAGGGTGTGTTATCTAGAAGTCACTGTGTAAATGACTGGATTAAACAACTGATTCCTGAAAAACTTGCCTGATGAGTGAGAGTCCGTGCTTGTGTTGGCCAAACTAAGACAGTGATTATAAGCATTAAGAGAAAGAACAAACGTTCTAGAATAGCACACAGCTTAATCATAACAGACCAAACTGTAGCACGACACAGTGACTATGTTGAAAGACCACAGAGGAACACTTTAGATTAAACTGTCATCCTCCAATACTTTATCACAGTGACTCTCTCTCCCATTCGTCTTCATTTTGCTAATGGCCTCCTCAATGCATAATGATTTGCAGTGAAGAATACCTGCTCTGAAGCTGGCCCTAGACCACGTCGGTGCGCTACATTACGCCAGAGACGCCCGAAACAGTATTTTTCAAAAGATGTATGGAGGGATtggtccataaaaaaaaaaaaaggtttgtacaGCCAAGAAACAACTAAATACATATGACAACTAACAATGCTGTAGAGCTTAAAGCTAGAGCAAAAacattgataaaatattttatgacaaaACTATTTATTTGCAGTAGTATTAGCACTAttgttatattgtgatatatattataataattgcaAAATAGTAATGTAGCAGTAGTACATCAGCCGTTTTCTGTATTGTGATGTATCagaattagggatgcacgatcatgatttttcatggccgattccgataccgattttttacaagcaaactggccgattccgataccgatttccaatttgttttttatcttaaagcaacaaacaagaaggaaggaaagtgtgcataaacaagatccataaccgtaagtagactacatttaatacaaacatagatggtacagacatcagcatttagcttttgtttttgaattgggttgaaactacacagaactggccttaaattaaaagattaactgtaactatgtgaaattaaaggcaacaactgcatagttctacaatccaaacaacacaatcaacacacgtTCAATAAGActtttcttaatcagcattcagtatattagtttttaaatttggttttaaataaaaaaaggtatttaccagtgagtaaataactaaataaaagtatgctatataattacattattccaaaatattaaaatcaaataatgtcaccagatgcaaagtgtttcattcatccaaataaaataaaaaaaatagggtaatgattcatattttttttacttgagccaatgaaaaataaataactattgtctcacgtaaaaaaaatatagatgtgaatcattaccctaaaaacttttaaatggatgaatgaaacactttttttttcatttaagttttgtcacagtttaatCCGTTTTGTTTCTTATCCAACACGCGataagttgagctgaacatcccttcactgtctccgcttgtgcaggGCACGGACAGGTACAGTACACTCGCACAGCCTCAGTGAGCAGGAAAGGGGCTTTTATTTTGAGCGCCAGTACAacaacggctgatcgcttcctgctatctgtgcctcagacatgtagctctgcacttccagtgctgatcggctgcccgtgtcctgcacacagatttcaaaatacttcaacacaaatgacatagcgaatgattacaatgtagtctgtgcacgcgggcgcacttccagAAAAATCGTAGGTTACTCgcaaaatcggccgaaaaaagaccatcgccgatcgcgtattttaagtaaaaaccgtccggttccgatttGTGGCCGGTCAACGGGTGCATCCCTAAtcagaataaaataatacaatataaaaacagcagGGCAGGACTTGGATATATTCATCAGTTGTTGATTAGACAGAGGCAGATGCAAGATTGTGGTCAATTGTTAGAAAAGGGCAGGTTTAAGTgaactaaatgattggagaagttcTGCATAAAATCACCAGAgagaattaataatatttaacatgcaAAGATGAACCATTATACGATTTTTCACTTCTTTATGCAGACTGATTTGTTATTTTCCccacattttaaatgattaaagatAATAGAAGGAAGAAAGGAAATCACTGGGGGAGAGAGGGAACAAGAACTAAATGATTGGCAACGAAtgggaaaaataataaaaaaaaaactattggtcACAGTTTAATTAAAAGTTTGTAATATTGTATTATAAGTAACGCTGTCAAATGATTGATCGTGATTAATCTTATCCAAAATaagagtttttgtttacataatatgtgtactgtgtatatttaatatataaatacacatatgtgtgtatgtatatatatgtaaaataaaaatatttacatgtatatatttatattcatatacaatttatattttatataaatattttgtatatacaaattttcttaaatatatacatgcatgtgtatttacatatacataaacacagcacacacacatatataacgtAAACAAAACGTATTTTGGATgctattaatcacgattaattgtttgaAAGCACTAATtactactttattttattagaaatctTAATACTATGTTGAACTAAAAAAAGGAACCTTGGGTATTAGGACTCAAATGGTTTAATATAACAAATGATTTCTcgttttatacatattttggacTATGGGTGGCACTATTATAGAGCTTTCTATGTCTGTGATGTCAAATGGTTACAGTCAGTGAGCTACTAGAACTACCTTTTGCTATTTTATACAcaactcagaaaataaaata encodes:
- the LOC132107307 gene encoding PIN2/TERF1-interacting telomerase inhibitor 1-like isoform X2, which gives rise to MSMLAEPRRKQKWSVDPRNSAWSNDESKFGQKMLERMGWSKGKGLGKSEQGSTEHIKVKVKNNSLGLGTSVNNEDNWIAHQDDFNQLLAELNNCHGQNNTDNPTQEQGFSLEEKSKTSKKRVHYMKFTKGKDLSSRSETDLACIFGKRSKRETRHQDEGSSGPDSQEEREEDKDTDTNPNPETQTNTVTSTLTMQEYFARRMAQIKKTQAGRDPAASSSEVSSSAPSPLATPASMEDSPNTSDMEQSKKKKKKKKDRESDRDGVVEEDALTSVTGESGEEPNRSQKKKKKNKRKREERDEDETEVCSAPTVTEGTTEEDASTTGKRKKDKKTSLEVQSDEPKTTEIEIMDPKVSDKKKKKKKR
- the LOC132107307 gene encoding PIN2/TERF1-interacting telomerase inhibitor 1-like isoform X1: MSMLAEPRRKQKWSVDPRNSAWSNDESKFGQKMLERMGWSKGKGLGKSEQGSTEHIKVKVKNNSLGLGTSVNNEDNWIAHQDDFNQLLAELNNCHGQNNTDNPTQEQGFSLEEKSKTSKKRVHYMKFTKGKDLSSRSETDLACIFGKRSKRETRHQDEVSGGSSGPDSQEEREEDKDTDTNPNPETQTNTVTSTLTMQEYFARRMAQIKKTQAGRDPAASSSEVSSSAPSPLATPASMEDSPNTSDMEQSKKKKKKKKDRESDRDGVVEEDALTSVTGESGEEPNRSQKKKKKNKRKREERDEDETEVCSAPTVTEGTTEEDASTTGKRKKDKKTSLEVQSDEPKTTEIEIMDPKVSDKKKKKKKR